In Cellulomonas wangsupingiae, the genomic window ATCGACATGCTCGGCCTCGGCGGCGACGGCACCGTGCACGGCGCGGACTTCCAGGTCAACGACGCGACCGGTGGCGGGCGGATCGGCACCACCAACTGGGCCGACCCGACGAGCCAGGGGTACCAGTCCACCGCGCGGTGGGGTGTCGCCAAGCTCGTCGACGGCCCGGTCGAGCCGGCCCAGCCGAGCATCACGCTCGGCGACGGGCAGGTGCGCGCCGGCGAGGACCTGCAGGTGACCCTCGCGGGCTTCGAGCCGGGCGCGCAGGTGGCGATCGCGCTCGGTGCCGGCGTCACCGCCACCGGTGCGGTCGGCGGTCCCGGCGCGGCGGTGGCCCCGGAGGGCACGACGCTCCTCGGGACCGTCACGGTCGGTGCGGGCGGCACGGCCGTCACCACCGTCACCGTGCCGGCGGCGACGGCAGCGGGCACGTACCTCGTGAGCGGCTCGGTCGACGGCGCGGTCCTGGCCGACGCCGTGCTCACCGTCCTCGCGGCGGCGCCCGGCGCCGGGTCCGGCACGGGAGCCGGAGCCGCAGCCGGAACTGGGACTGGCACGGGTGTCGGAGCCGGGGGCGGCCTGGCCGTCACCGGTGCCGGCCTCGGCCTCGCAGGCCTGGCGCTCCTCGTCATCCTCGCCGGTGTCGCGCTGGTCGTGGCCCGGCACCGCGGGATGACGCTCGAGGGGGTGCGCCAGACGCTGCTGCGGCGCTGACCCGCAGCAGCGGGCCGGGGTGACACGTCACCTCATCCCGGCGCACGACGGGCCCCGTCGGCTGATCCCCCCCGACAGCCGACGGGGCTCCGTCATGCCCGCGCCCGGTGCCGGTCGGGCCGGCCGGCACCGCTACCGTTGCGCCGTGACCACCGCACCGCCGCCCGTGGACGAGACCGCCCCGCAGGCGGGTGTCGCCTCCCCTCTGCTCGCGGGGGATTCCGGCCCCGAGCCGCTCGCGCTCACGCGCCTCGTCGCCGTCGCCCTGGACGAGGACCTCGGGCCGGCCCCGGGGCGCGACGTCACGACCCAGTCCACCGTCGACGCGCACGCCCGTGGGTGTGCCGACGTCGTCGCGCGCGAGGCGGGCGCGGTCGCCGGGCTCGTCGCCGTCCCCGAGGTGCTCGACCAGGTCGCCGACCGGCTCGGCCTGCCGCGCGTCGAGGTCACGTGGCACGTCGCCGACGGGTCCGTCGTCGACGCGGGGGCCGTGCTGGCCACGCTCGCCGGGCCGACGCACGTGCTGCTCGTCGCCGAGCGCACCCTCCTGAACCTGGTGTCCCGCGCGTCGGGCGTCGCGACCCACACGCACCGCTGGACGCAGGCGCTCACGGGCACGGGGGCGCGGGTGCTCGACACCCGCAAGACGACGCCCGGACTGCGCGCGCTCGAGAAGTACGCCGTGCGGTGCGGCGGCGGGACCAACAAGCGCATGGGTCTGTTCGACGTCGCCATGGTGAAGGACAACCACGTGGTCGCCGCCGGTTCGGTGGCCGCCGCCGTGCGCGCGGTGCGCGAGCGGTTCGCCGACGTCGCGATCCAGGTGGAGGTCGACCGGCCCGAGCAGGCCGACGAGGCGCTCGACGCCGGGGCCGACTTCCTGCTGCTCGACAACATGGACACCGGCACGCTGGCCGCGACGGTCGCGCGGGTGCGGGCGCGCGAGGGCGCGACGGGGCACGTCGACCTCGAGGCCACCGGCAACCTGGCGCTCGACCGGGCGCGCGAGGTCGCACTCACCGGGGTCGACTACCTGTCGGTGGGCGCGCTGACGCACTCGTCGCCGATCCTCGACGTCGCGCTGGACCTCGACCCGCGGTCCGTGGCGGCGCCGTCCGGCGCCCGGTCCGAGGAGCCCACCGTCACGTCCGTGACCGCCGAGGAGCAGGTGCCGCGCCCGTAGAATCGTCCGGTGACCGCACCCACCGAGCCTGCCGCCCCGACGCCGGACGCCGACACCACGACACCCGCCGTGGACGACGTCCCCGAGCAGATGCGGGTCCGCAAGGCCAAGCGCGAGCGGCTGCTCGAGGCGGGCGTCGAGGCGTACCCGGTGTCGGTGCCGCGCACCCACACGATCGCGCAGGTGCGCGAGGCGTACCCCGAGCTCGAGCCGGGCACGGAGACGGACGACGTCGTGGGCGTCGCGGGGCGTGTGGTGTTCCTCCGCAACACCGGCAGGCTCGCGTTCGCGACGCTGCAGGACGGTGCCGGGACCCGCCTGCAGGCGATGCTCAGCGAGAAGGAGGTCGGCGCCGACGCGCTGGCCGCGTTCAAGGCCGACGTCGACCTCGGTGACCACGTCTTCGTCCACGGGCGGGTCATCGCCTCGCGCCGCGGTGAGCTGAGCGTCATGGCGGACGAGTGGCGCATGGCGGCCAAGGCCATCCGCCCGCTGCCGAACCTGTACGAGGGCACCGAGATGTCCGAGGAGGCGCGGGTCCGGCAGCGCTACGTCGACCTGATCGTGCGCCCGGGCGCACGCGAGATGGTGCGGCTGCGCGCCGCCGTCGTGCGCTCGCTGCGCGAGAACTTCTACCGGCGCGGGTTCCTGGAGCTCGAGACCCCGATGCTGCAGGTCCGTCCCGAAGGTGCCGCCGCGCGGCAGTTCGAGACGCACATGAATGCTTTCGACATGGACCTCTACCTGCGGATCGCACCCGAGCTGTTCCTCAAGCGGGCGGCGGTCGGCGGCGTCGAGAAGGTCTTCGAGATCAACCGGAACTTCCGCAACGAGGGCGTGGACTCCACGCATTCCCCGGAGTTCGCGATGCTCGAGGCGTACGAGGCCTACGGCGACTACGACACCATGGCGGCCCTCACGCAGGACCTCGTGCAGACCGCGGCCGTGGACGCGCTCGGCACGACGGTCGTGACGCTCGCGGACGGCACCGAGTACGACCTGGGCGGGCAGTGGACGTCCCTGACGATGTACGGGTCGCTGTCCGAGGCGTTGGGCGAGCAGATCACCCACGACACGTCGGACGAGAAGCTGCTGTCGCTGCTGGCGGACGCCGAGATCGAGCTCGCCCCCGCGCAGCGCAACCACGGCAAGATGGTCGAGGAGCTGTGGGAGCACCACGTCGGCTCGACGCTGTGGGCGCCGACGTTCGTGCGCGACTTCCCGGTCGAGACGTCGCCCCTGACGCGCGACCACCGCACCGAGCGCGGCCTGGTGGAGAAGTGGGACCTGTACGTGCGCGGCATGGAGCTGGCCACCGCGTACTCCGAGCTCGTCGACCCCGTCGTGCAGCGCGAGCGGTTCGAGGCGCAGGCCCTGCTCGCCGCGCGGGGCGACGACGAGGCCATGCGGATCGACGAGGACTTCCTCGCCGCGATGGAGCACGCGATGCCCCCGTCGGGGGGCATGGGGATGGGTGTCGACCGGCTGCTCATCGCGATGACGGGTCATGGCATCCGTGACACGATTCCCTTTCCGCTCGTGAAGCCGCAGGTCTGACGATGTCAAAGGTGGAGGGCTCATGAACGGGTGGGGCGCAGTTCTCGCGGCCTTGCTGCCGTCGGTCGGCGTCGGGCTGATCTTCTGGTTCGCGATGCGCGCGATCATCAACGCCGACCGGTCGGAGCGTCAGGCGCTCGCGCGCATGGACGGGGATAACGATCGACCTGGTCCCACCGAACCCTGAGAATGTCGGTACCCGTTTGACGGGTACAAACTCGGGTGGGACAGTGTGCGAGTCAGCAATTTCCCCATGCCCGGGAGCATTCCATGGCACAGAAGGTGCAGGTCCTGCTCGTCGACGACGTCGACGGTGGGACGGCGGACGAGACCGTGACGTTCGGTCTCGACGGCGTGACGTACGAGATCGACCTCACGTCCGAGAACGCCGCCAAGCTGCGTGACGCGTTCGCCCAGTGGGTCGCGAACGCCCGCAAGGTCAGTGGCCGCTCGGCCGCTCGCTCCTCCGCTCGCTCCTCGTCCTCGTCGTCGACGCGCACCGCGCGCTCGAACGAGGCGCAGGAGATCCGCGAGTGGGCGAAGGCCAACGGGTACCAGGTCTCCGAGCGGGGTCGCATCTCCGCGGAGGTCAAGAAGGCGTACGACGACGCTCACTGAGCGTCGATGCCGCGTCGCGTTCGGGGGGACGTGACGCACCGGAGGGGCCGGCACCGCAAGGTGCCGGCCCCTTCGCCGTCCCCGGGACGCCGTCCCGACTGGATCGCACTCTCGCCTCCTGTCCCGAACTGGATGGCACTCTCACCCCTGGAGAGGGGAACCCACCCCACCCCGAAGACCCCCCCGGGCGTGAGAGAGCAATCCAGTCACCCCCCGCCCTCCGGGACGTGACGAAAGGGGCCGCACCCACCGGGTGCGGCCCCTTCGTCAGCGTGTCAGGCGGGGCGGTCGACCGTGAGGTCGCGGGCGGCGGCGTACTGCTCGCGCACGACGGGCGTCGGCTCGCCCGTCATGACCTCGGCGTCGGAGGACGCCGACCACGACGGCGGCGCGTCCTGGCCGGAGAGGACCCACGCGGCCTGCCGCGCGGCACCGTCGGCGACGTACTCGCCGGGAGTCGGCACCTGCACGTCCACGCCCATGATCGACGGGATGATCCGGCGCACGGCCTCGGACTGCGCGCCGCCACCGATGAGGAACACGCGCTCGACGGGCACGCCCACGGCGCGCATCGCGTCGATGCCGTCTGCGAGCGAGCAGAGCATGCCCTCGACCGCGGCGCGCGCGACGTGCGCGGGCGTCGTGTTGGCCAGGCGCATGCCGTGCAGGGCGCCGGTGGACATCGGCTTGTTCGGCGTGCGCTCGCCCTCGAGGTAGGGGACGTGCACGAGGCCGTCGGCGCCCGCCGGGGCGGACAGCGCGAGCTCCGAGAGTCCCGGGTGGTCGACGCCGAGCATCCGGCACGCCGCGTCGAGCACGCGCGAGGCGTTGAGCGTGACCGCGAGCGGCAGGTACGAGCCGGTCGCGTCGGCGAACCCGGTGACCAGCCCGGTGCCGTCCGCGATGGGCGCGGCCGAGATCGCCGACACCACGCCCGACGTGCCGAGCGACACCGCGACGTCA contains:
- the nadC gene encoding carboxylating nicotinate-nucleotide diphosphorylase; amino-acid sequence: MLAGDSGPEPLALTRLVAVALDEDLGPAPGRDVTTQSTVDAHARGCADVVAREAGAVAGLVAVPEVLDQVADRLGLPRVEVTWHVADGSVVDAGAVLATLAGPTHVLLVAERTLLNLVSRASGVATHTHRWTQALTGTGARVLDTRKTTPGLRALEKYAVRCGGGTNKRMGLFDVAMVKDNHVVAAGSVAAAVRAVRERFADVAIQVEVDRPEQADEALDAGADFLLLDNMDTGTLAATVARVRAREGATGHVDLEATGNLALDRAREVALTGVDYLSVGALTHSSPILDVALDLDPRSVAAPSGARSEEPTVTSVTAEEQVPRP
- the lysS gene encoding lysine--tRNA ligase, coding for MRVRKAKRERLLEAGVEAYPVSVPRTHTIAQVREAYPELEPGTETDDVVGVAGRVVFLRNTGRLAFATLQDGAGTRLQAMLSEKEVGADALAAFKADVDLGDHVFVHGRVIASRRGELSVMADEWRMAAKAIRPLPNLYEGTEMSEEARVRQRYVDLIVRPGAREMVRLRAAVVRSLRENFYRRGFLELETPMLQVRPEGAAARQFETHMNAFDMDLYLRIAPELFLKRAAVGGVEKVFEINRNFRNEGVDSTHSPEFAMLEAYEAYGDYDTMAALTQDLVQTAAVDALGTTVVTLADGTEYDLGGQWTSLTMYGSLSEALGEQITHDTSDEKLLSLLADAEIELAPAQRNHGKMVEELWEHHVGSTLWAPTFVRDFPVETSPLTRDHRTERGLVEKWDLYVRGMELATAYSELVDPVVQRERFEAQALLAARGDDEAMRIDEDFLAAMEHAMPPSGGMGMGVDRLLIAMTGHGIRDTIPFPLVKPQV
- a CDS encoding histone-like nucleoid-structuring protein Lsr2, with the protein product MAQKVQVLLVDDVDGGTADETVTFGLDGVTYEIDLTSENAAKLRDAFAQWVANARKVSGRSAARSSARSSSSSSTRTARSNEAQEIREWAKANGYQVSERGRISAEVKKAYDDAH